From Diabrotica undecimpunctata isolate CICGRU unplaced genomic scaffold, icDiaUnde3 ctg00000673.1, whole genome shotgun sequence, one genomic window encodes:
- the LOC140431357 gene encoding uncharacterized protein, with product MSCYVLDKITIPLPQTHIPLELLEIPHNISLADNEFFSTSSVDILIGADKYYELVTDGIVRLGKNLPVLQNTFFGWIVAGSVPYNHLQNKRVSLFTQTSNVISENPSTLNSLLPKFWEMKKIPTKKLLTPTKEIAKLDFRKNFLFYSFQEKILENGRFQVNLPLKCPSEHTKLGDAFLIAKKRLEGLEKKFQLNHTLVLEYTRFIDE from the coding sequence ATGTCTTGTTACGTACTCGATAAAATAACTATCCCACTACCGCAGACACACATACCCCTAGAATTGCTCGAAATACCACACAACATTTCCTTAGCCGACAATGAGTTCTTTTCAACTTCAAGCGTTGACATTTTGATAGGTGCTGACAAATACTACGAACTCGTTACCGATGGCATCGTAAGATTAGGAAAAAATCTCCCTGTACTTCAAAACACCTTTTTTGGTTGGATTGTCGCTGGTAGTGTACCTTATAATCATCTACAAAATAAAAGAGTATCGTTATTTACTCAAACTTCTAATGTTATCTCCGAAAACCCTTCTACCCTTAACTCGCTTCTTCCCAAATTCTGGGAAATGAAGAAAATACCCACTAAAAAACTTCTCACCCCGACTAAAGAAATTGCTAAACTTGACTTCaggaaaaactttttattttattcctttcaggaaaaaattttagaaaacggACGATTCCAAGTCAATCTTCCCCTTAAATGCCCCTCAGAGCATACCAAACTAGGTGACGCTTTCCTTATCGCTAAAAAACGATTAGAAGGCTTAGAAAAGAAATTCCAATTAAATCACACTTTAGTTCTTGAATACACAAGGTTTATCGATGAATAG